In Tachysurus fulvidraco isolate hzauxx_2018 chromosome 1, HZAU_PFXX_2.0, whole genome shotgun sequence, a single window of DNA contains:
- the mfng gene encoding beta-1,3-N-acetylglucosaminyltransferase manic fringe: MHVRWRPSRAVLVAALALLIIFAFLHSRLQNGHVSACVNKPPSLCPSSPIITVTSARGQRRVQLEDVFIAVKSTRHNHRNRLALLLDTWISITKEHTYIFTDITDKEISFRGFNIIVTSCSPEHTHEALSCKMAAEYDHFMASDKQWLCHVDDDNYLNPGALLSLLSEFSLDRDVYVGKPSLDQPIKAQELLPSNKTRDVQFWFATGGAGFCLNRKLAEKMAPWASGSRLLHTSAVIRLPDDCVIGFIVEKRLGVSMIHSQLFHSHLENLLLLTPAQILTQVTLSYGLLENNMNIVGLKGGFSTNDDPSRFKTLHCFLYPLTSWCPPA, encoded by the exons ATGCACGTGAGATGGAGACCGAGCCGCGCGGTTCTGGTGGCTGCGCTCGCGCTCCTCATCATCTTCGCCTTTCTGCACTCGCGCCTGCAGAACGGACATGTGAGCGCGTGCGTGAACAAGCCACCTTCATTATGTCCCTCCTCCCCAATCATTACCGTGACCAGTGCGCGAGGACAGCGGAGGGTCCAGCTGGAGGACGTCTTCATCGCGGTAAAGAGCACGAGACACAACCACCGGAACCGGCTGGCGCTTCTGCTGGATACCTGGATCTCCATCACCAAAGAGCAC aCGTATATCTTCACAGATATTACAGACAAGGAGATCAGCTTTAGAG ggttCAACATCATTGTCACCAGCTGttctcctgaacacacacatgaggcTCTCTCCTGTAAGATGGCTGCTGAGTACGATCACTTCATGGCCTCTGataaaca gtGGCTGTGTCATGTCGATGATGATAACTACCTGAATCCAGGTGcactgctctctctcctctctgagTTCTCATTGGACAGAGATGTGTATGTGGGTAAACCCAGTCTGGATCAACCAATCAAAGCCCAGGAGCTGCTGCCTAGCAACAAGACT CGAGATGTGCAGTTCTGGTTCGCTACAGGAGGAGCTGGGTTCTGTCTCAACAGGAAGTTGGCAGAGAAGATGGCTCCGTGGGCGAG tGGTTCCAGGTTATTACACACCTCAGCTGTAATCAGACTTCCCGATGACTGTGTGATTGGTTTCATCGTTGAGAAGCGACTGGGCGTGTCCATGATCCACAGCCAGCTGTTCCACTCTCACCTGGAGAACCTCCTGCTCCTCACACCTGCACAGATCCTCACTCAG gttactCTGAGTTATGGCCTGTTGGAGAATAACATGAACATTGTGGGACTGAAGGGAGGTTTCAGTACAAATGACGACCCATCAAG